GTTATTTTAATAGGTAATCTTTTTATATTACCTCTAACCCATATAGTATATGTATAAAAAACTTATTTTTATATTATGTTATTAGAAAATTAAAGGTGATTATGAAATGGCAAATCAACCAGTATTTATTCTTCCTGAGGGGACTGAAAGATATTCAAAAAGAGATGCTTTAAGAATGAATATCACAGCCGCTAAAGTATTAGCAGGCATTGTAAGAACTACTTTAGGCCCTAAAGGTATGGACAAAATGTTAGTTAACTCATTAGGCGACGTCACTGTCACCAATGATGGTGCGACTATCATGAGAGAAATGGAAATTAACCAACCTGCAGCTAGAATGCTTGTAGAAACCGCTAAAAAACAAGAGGACATTGTCGGTGATGGAACAACCTCTGTTGTTGTTATAGCAGGTGAATTATTAAGCAAAGCTGAAGAATTATTAGATGACGGTATTGCAACTTCTGTTGTTGTTAAAGGATTCAGAAATGCAACCGCAAAGGCTGTTGAACTTTTAAAAGACATCGCAATAGATGCAGATGATAAGGATACTCTTAAAAAAGTGGCTGTAACTGCAATGAGCGGTAAAGGTTCCGATTATGCAAAAGAACATTTGGCAGAATTAGTTGTGGAAGCGGCCTTAAGAATCGAGGAAGACGGAAAATCCGAAATTGACAACATCAATATACAAAGAGTTTCAGGCGATTCTGTTGAGGATTCATTTTTAGCAGAGGGTATTGTAATCGATAAAGCTCCTTTATCAAAAAACATGCCGAAAGATGTTAAAGATGCAAAGATTGCTATTGTCAAATATCCTATTGAATTGAAAGATATCAACACAGAAGCTAAGATTGACATTACCAGTCCTGATCAGTTTGAAGCTTTCTTAAACCAAGAAGAGCAAATGATTAAGGATTTGGTCAATAAGGTTCTTGATTCCGGCGCTAATGTATTATTCTGTCAAAAAGGTATTGATGATATGGCAGAACATTACCTGAAAAAGGCAGGGATCATGGCTTATAAAAGAGTTAAAAAATCAGACATTGAAAGAATTTCCAAAGCCACTGGAGCTAAGCTTGTAACTGATATCGAGGATTTATCTGAAGAGAAATTAGGTGTTGCAGGCCATGTATATCTTGATAAGTTATTTGACCATGAATTGACTTTCATTGAAGAATGTGAAAATCCGAAAGCCTCTTCCATTGTCTTAAGAGGCAGTACCCGTTATGTAACAGAACAAATCTCCAGAGCAATCGATGACGCTTTAGGCGTGGTTGCCGCAACCATTGAAGAAGGTAAAGTTCTCATTGGCGGAGGAGCTTGTGAAATTGATTTGGTCAAACAGTTAAGAGATTATGGTGAATCTGTAAGTGGAAGAGAGCAATTGGCAATTTTAAAATTCGCTGAAGCTTTAGAAGTTATTCCAAGAACCTTAATTGAAAATGCAGGTTTAGACACAATTAACCTGATTGCTGATTTAAAGGCAGCTCACGAAGAATCCAAATTCATAGGCATTAACGTATTCACTGGTGAAGTGGTTGATATGAAGGATGCTGGAGTTATTGAACCTTTAAGAGTTAAGATCCAAGCACTTCAATCAGCTGGCGAAGCATGTGAAATGATTTTACGTATTGATGATATGATTGCTGCAAGAAATGCATTGAATTCTACCGGACCTGATGAGTCTGGTAATGATGCAAGTGGTATGCCACCAATGCCACCAGCACCTGGTATGGGCGGCGGAATGCCTCCAATGATGTAAACTTTTTAAAAATTTTACATCTTTTTTCTTTTTTTGATTATAATTGCTTATTTTTAATTATACTCTATTAAACTAATTGTTTTTTATTCTAACTAAACTTAAATCTATGTTTTTTCTTTATATAGCTTTTAATTATATGTTATTTTATATAATAACTAATTCAATTATGATTTATACTTTAATATAGTTACTTTACTTAAAATATAAATCCATATGGTTTAATCCTTTTAGAGCCATATTTAAGTATAATTTTACTTAACTTCCTATTTTCATAAAGTTTTAAACTTATTTTTAAAAAATAAAAGAGTATAATCCTTTTTTCTAAATAAAAAGGTTTATATAACATATTTGTAATAAATAATGATGAAGTGAGATTTATAAACTCACAGATGTTTAAAAAATTGTTATGGAGGTAAATTATTTTGAACAAACAATTATTACTCACTGTTTTTTTAGTGTTTGCAGTCATTTTTTCTGTTAGCGCTATTTCTGCTAGTGAAGTAAATGTTACAGATTCGTATACTACTAGCTTAGTAGATGACACATCAGATGTATCAGTCCCATTAGAGCAAACTGCTGATTCATCAGAAAGTTCTGTATATAGTTATTCAAGTGTTGATAATGATTCATCTAAAGTTTCTCTATCAAGTGAAGAAGTTTTAGGATCTGAAAATTCAAATACTTTATCAACTAACACGATGAGTAATTCTCTTGGAGATAGTACTATTGGGGTTACTAGACTTGCTGTGTCTTCTTCTGGTAATGAAGTATATGGGGCGGCTAGTAATGTTTCTACTGTTCAACTTTCAGACACTATCAAAGCAAGTGATATTACTAAATATTATAAAGGAAGCACAAAATACACTGCAACATTTACAGATATGTATGGAAAAGTTTTGGCAAATAAGAATGTCAAAATCACTGTAAATGGGGTTAGCTATACTAAAAAGACTAATTCAAATGGTGTTGCTTCTGTTGATGTTAATTTAAAACCAGGTACTTATAAGATTGTTGCTGTTAACCCGGTTACAAATTATAAATTAAATACTACATTTAAAATTCTATCAACTATTAAGGCAAATGATGTTACTAAGGTTTATACTGATGGTAGGGCTTTCACTGCCACATTTTTAAACAGTAATGGTAAACCACTGGCTAACAAGAATGTTAAGTTTAAGATTAATGGTAAGACTTACACCAAAAAGACAAATAGTAATGGTGTGGCCACTCTTACAATGTATAATCTTAATGTAGGTACATATAAGATGATTTCATATAATACAGATGGTTTGTCATTAACTAATACTGTTAAGGTAGTAAGATCCACCACTTCATCATTAACAACTAGCAATTATACTTTCTTTAAAAGTGATAGTAAAACTATTAAAGCAACTTTACTTAATGGTTTAGGCTATGCGCCTGGCTCTGGTAAGGTTATCAAATTCACTATAAATGGTAAAACTTATACTGCAAAGACTAATAGTAATGGTGTGGCTTCTCTTAGTTTGCCTAGTTCATTAGGTGTTGGGGTTTACACTGTTAAATGTTCATTTGATGGAAACAGTTTCTACAAAGCATCAAGTGCATCAGGTTCCGTTTGTATTATTAGTAGTAAAAATACTAAATTTACAGTTAAAAGCACAACTGATTTCATTAATGGGGATAATGCTCCATTTAAAGTTGCACTGACCGCAGATACTGTTCCTTTAGAGAATAAAGAAGTAATTTTCACTGTCAATGGTAAAACTTATACTAAAACCACTGACAGCAATGGTATTGCATCTTTACCTATCACTTTAGCTTCAGGTAAATATACAATTTCATATAAGTTCAATGGAGATTCAAAATTCAATGCTGCAAGCGGTTCTTCTCAAATCACTGTTAAAGATAGGGTTGCTACTTCTTTAACATGGAAAAGCGGAACCTCTTTCACTTCAGGTTCACAAACTTTTAAAGTTTTATTGTTGGATTCAAATAAAAAGGCATTGGCTGGAAAAACTGTTAATTTATTCATAAATTCCAAAAAATATTCAGTTAATACAGATTCTTCCGGTTATGCTTCATTCAAGGTATATGTCGGCGCTGGAAACTATGATATTTCATATAAATTTGAAGCAAGTTCCGATTCAGGATACATTTCAAGCAGCGGAAGTACAAAGGTTACCGTTACTAAAAGCAAGTCCTTAAATGGAAATGGGTACTGGGTTTTCGGTTCTGATATGAAAAGCGTTAGTTTAAGCACTTTGGCTTCAAAAGGAACCACTGATCTGTTCTTGAATTATTATGCAATTAATACATACGGCCAATCCGCTGTCGAGTCATGGATTGCATCTGCAAATAGTTATGGAATAAGGGTTCATATCTGGATGCAAGCGTTTTATAGTAACAATACTTGGGTGAATCCTATTAAAGATGGATCTATTTACACTTCCTACTTCAATCAAAAAGTAGCTGAAGCTAAAAAATACGCATCTATAAAAGGAATATCTGGAGTTCACTTGGACTACTTAAGATATCCTGGTACTGCATACAAGA
This genomic interval from Methanobrevibacter sp. contains the following:
- a CDS encoding pseudomurein-binding repeat-containing protein, producing the protein MNKQLLLTVFLVFAVIFSVSAISASEVNVTDSYTTSLVDDTSDVSVPLEQTADSSESSVYSYSSVDNDSSKVSLSSEEVLGSENSNTLSTNTMSNSLGDSTIGVTRLAVSSSGNEVYGAASNVSTVQLSDTIKASDITKYYKGSTKYTATFTDMYGKVLANKNVKITVNGVSYTKKTNSNGVASVDVNLKPGTYKIVAVNPVTNYKLNTTFKILSTIKANDVTKVYTDGRAFTATFLNSNGKPLANKNVKFKINGKTYTKKTNSNGVATLTMYNLNVGTYKMISYNTDGLSLTNTVKVVRSTTSSLTTSNYTFFKSDSKTIKATLLNGLGYAPGSGKVIKFTINGKTYTAKTNSNGVASLSLPSSLGVGVYTVKCSFDGNSFYKASSASGSVCIISSKNTKFTVKSTTDFINGDNAPFKVALTADTVPLENKEVIFTVNGKTYTKTTDSNGIASLPITLASGKYTISYKFNGDSKFNAASGSSQITVKDRVATSLTWKSGTSFTSGSQTFKVLLLDSNKKALAGKTVNLFINSKKYSVNTDSSGYASFKVYVGAGNYDISYKFEASSDSGYISSSGSTKVTVTKSKSLNGNGYWVFGSDMKSVSLSTLASKGTTDLFLNYYAINTYGQSAVESWIASANSYGIRVHIWMQAFYSNNTWVNPIKDGSIYTSYFNQKVAEAKKYASIKGISGVHLDYLRYPGTAYKTTGGTDAITQFTKLVSDAVHSVNPSLIVSCAVMPETTSNIKSYGQNITALSACTDVIIPMVYKGNYGKTASWISTTTKWFVDNSKGAEIWVGLQGYVSDSNVTKLSLTDITNDAQNAVAAKADGVVIFRWGLTNFVDFKSLDGKTTDPTDTKTATLANILTAAVNLKNTISSTGAVPSTVSVGGVTYSTSQFLYMMAKAVENINSGKTSAISVLSAASPLKSAGDSEGKLNKTSYLDLATRLSNYISTNKQAPNYATSALGNIKYENLVDAFSRILAYYKTNSQLPNYVTISQISKSNSSTPDPTPTPTPTPTPVSKTVSIKDILTGATNLKTFYTNNGRLPNTVTIAGITFSTSEFLYLMSQAIYQIGNSNNSNIAYITGVSDPLSPSGDNVSSKQLTKGNYTDVAKNVADFIKTNNAAPNYASSSVGKIIYYELVDAFSRVLAYYNTNNALPNYVVINYVQHNGGGSSSDSGSGLNEKNTVTDLSAYLKASTNCQVNSDQFKSLVSSLTSGLTTDLAKAQAIYNYVRDTTSYSFYYNTRYGALGTLTSKTGNCVDHSHLLVAMFRTAGLAARYVHGTCKFTSGSTYGHVWTQVLINGQWYVADATSSRNSLGNVANWNTNSFTLNGIYASLSF
- the thsA gene encoding thermosome subunit alpha gives rise to the protein MANQPVFILPEGTERYSKRDALRMNITAAKVLAGIVRTTLGPKGMDKMLVNSLGDVTVTNDGATIMREMEINQPAARMLVETAKKQEDIVGDGTTSVVVIAGELLSKAEELLDDGIATSVVVKGFRNATAKAVELLKDIAIDADDKDTLKKVAVTAMSGKGSDYAKEHLAELVVEAALRIEEDGKSEIDNINIQRVSGDSVEDSFLAEGIVIDKAPLSKNMPKDVKDAKIAIVKYPIELKDINTEAKIDITSPDQFEAFLNQEEQMIKDLVNKVLDSGANVLFCQKGIDDMAEHYLKKAGIMAYKRVKKSDIERISKATGAKLVTDIEDLSEEKLGVAGHVYLDKLFDHELTFIEECENPKASSIVLRGSTRYVTEQISRAIDDALGVVAATIEEGKVLIGGGACEIDLVKQLRDYGESVSGREQLAILKFAEALEVIPRTLIENAGLDTINLIADLKAAHEESKFIGINVFTGEVVDMKDAGVIEPLRVKIQALQSAGEACEMILRIDDMIAARNALNSTGPDESGNDASGMPPMPPAPGMGGGMPPMM